The genomic window TTACTTCACTTATGAGCCACTCGACTAATAAAGTGGAAGAGGCTGGGACATAACGAAAAGTAGTATTTGAAAAGACGAATAGTCTAAAATATGCTGAGTAGCACTGCTACAGGAGAATCCTTCGCTTTCCGGGGACACGGCCTCAGCCTCCTCCGTGGAAAACCGCCACTCCGAGTCTTCAGACACGTGCTGATCCCCCAGGAGTCTTCGGATTCTCCTTCCGCTCATTTTCATATAAAACAAACGACGAACGTTCCTATTTTTAGGAATGTTCGTCATTTTGGTCTGTCTATCTACTTTTGTCCCAGCCTTTTATGATTTTTAGAATAAGGTACAAGAGACCACCGACTACGACATAAATCCACCAGTCTAAAGAAAGCTCAGGCCCGAAACTTGGAACAAATGTATAGAACAAAAACAGCGGGACAAACCAAAGCATGCCATATAAGCCACCTTTTAGGATCATCCAAGTATCGCTTTTCTTCTGATCTGGTTTAAATAGAGACTGTCGAACGAAACCAAACACCATGCTAATTGCCAAAGGAATCGAAAACCCTACATAGATGGCAATGACAAGCGCGTTCCCTAGTGAAATCGTCTGGTTAAAGTCAAAAAAGAGTGGCAAGAGGCCATTTACTGCGCCTTGTATAATAAAAATAAAGGCAAGTGTACTGAAGAAC from Shouchella hunanensis includes these protein-coding regions:
- a CDS encoding DUF1129 family protein, which encodes MTYTEELIELNNEKREALSERNQQVYEDFLLYFRTDLRIAEQQAEELLMDILDHLLEAEKEGKTAYDLFGENPKAYAEELIAHLPREKKKHQLAVVADAFFSTLAFIFIIQGAVNGLLPLFFDFNQTISLGNALVIAIYVGFSIPLAISMVFGFVRQSLFKPDQKKSDTWMILKGGLYGMLWFVPLFLFYTFVPSFGPELSLDWWIYVVVGGLLYLILKIIKGWDKSR